In Streptomyces rapamycinicus NRRL 5491, the genomic stretch TGGTGAGAAGGGTGCTGTGCAGGTGGTCGACACGCTGGTTCCACTCGTGCTGACGCTCGTTGAACGCGCGCTGCGCCTCACCGGACCACGACTCGGACACACCCTTGACCTGCCTCATGATGGTGTCGAGGTCGGTCTTGAGCGTGTTGGCCTCGTTCCTGACCATGTTGGAGGCTTCGACAACGCCTTCGTACGTAATCTCCATTGAGCTCTAACTCCTGATGCGAGGCGGACAGGTCACGAGGATCAAGAGGCGTGGAAGGAGCCGAGGATGCCGCTCTCCCCGCCTCCGACGCTGTTGATGTTCTTGAGCTGGTCGATTTCCTCCTGGTCGAAACCGTCCCGGCTCGCCTTCACCAGTTCGCGGGTGAAGCTCAGCAGCTGGTTCACCCGGCGGACGTCGTTGTTGACCTCCGTCTGGAGGTTGTTGTACGCCCCCGCCGCGATGCCCTTCCAGTGGCCCTCAACGTGGTCGATCACGTTGTTGAGCTTCCCGATCCGCTCGGTCAGCTGACCTTCCATCCAGTCGATGGCGCTCTCGAGGGTCTTGAAATCATGACCTTCTACGCGGAGCTTTTCCGCCATGGCACACCTTCCCCCATGAATCGGATGCGGTGGGACGGCCGGTGCTCTGTGACCGTCCCGTGCGCATCGGACCAAAGCTGTCAAGGATCACTCTAGTCAGCATCCCCGTGTGCATGACCAACAAGTATCCGGTTGTTACACGGATGGGACGCCGGGGACTGCCGGGTAACGGCAGGCCTCAAGCCACCGCCGACACCCCTCATGTGTCACGCCGGCGACGCCAGTCACGCAGCACGACCGCACCGCCCGCGGTGATGCCCACGACCACCGCGCCCGCGCCCAGGGCGTACGTGGCCAGCCGCGTACGACGCTCCTGCGGGGTCTCGCCCAGGGTGAGGCGCCCGGGCTCGGGCTTCGGGACGTTCGCCGCCGAGCCGGTGTCCGCCGTGGGGTGCTCGATCTTCTTGTCGTCGTCGGTGAGGGCCTTCACCGGATCGACCACACCCCAACCGATGAACTGATCACGGCCGTTGACGCCCCGCTCCGCGGTCTGCTCGATCTGGGCGATGACCTCCTGCCGCGACCAGTCGGGGTGCTTGGCGCGGATCAGGGCGGCCACTCCGGCCACGTACGGGGCGGCGAAGCTGGTGCCGTTGTCCACGCACTGCCCGCCCTTGGGGACGGTGGAGACCATGTCGACACCGGGCGCCGCGACGCCGACGAAATCGCCGCTCTGCGAGAAGTACGCGCGCTCGTTGTTGCGGTCGGAGGCGGCGACGGCGAGGACGCCGCGGTAGGACGCGGGATAGGTGCGCTTGGACTTACCGTTCGCGCCGTCGTTGCCCGCGGCCGCGACCACGACCACGTCGTGCTGGACGGCGTAGGCGGTCGCCTGCTCCAGATCGGTCTGCGAGACGGCGCCCTTGGTGTCCTGGGAGATGTTGATCACTTGGGCGCCCTCGTGCACCGCCTTCTCGATGGCCTGTGCCATCTTCTGCGGTGTGCCCTTGCCCTCGGCGTTGTTCTGCTTGAGGGGAATGATCGTCGCCTCGGGGGCCAGACCCACGAAGCCGGTGCCCTGGCGCGGGCGGGCCGCGATGATGCCGGCGACCTTGGTGCCGTGCCCGACCTCGTCGACCGTCGGGTCCGCGGCGAGTTTCCGCTCGTCCTTGGAGGCGTCCTTGGCCGGGGGCAGGAAGTTCCCCCCGCTCGCCTTGTCGACGGCGGTCTTCAGCTGGATGTTGGTGTCATCGACACCGGTGTCGATGACGGCGACCCGCACCGGCTTGCCGTCCTTGTCCTTGCCCTTGGTCTCCTCCCAGAGGCGGTCGAACACCAACCGCTGCAGCGACCAGGGCGTTCCCTTGATCTGCTTCTTCATCGGGAACGTGCACTCGCCGTTGCCGTCCAGCGAGAGCGCGGCGGCGGACGGGCCGGCGCCGGCGCCTGTGGCGGCGGTGAGACACGCCAGTGTCACCGCCGACGACAGGGCGGCCATGCGTGTCATGCGTGGGCGCGCCATGTTCACGACCCCTGGGGCTGTCGTGCGCTGTTGGTGTCCAGCCGCGGCCCGACCGGCAGGAACTGGGACCAGTTGAGCGGCACCGGAACCGGCTTCGCGTCCCCGTACCCCAGCCGGACCTGAGCCTTGTTCGCGGTTGTCTGCCCGCCGGACTCCGCGTCCTGCTGTGCGGAGGAGCCGGAACCGTCAGCGCCGATCTTCGACTTGCCCGAACTGCCGTCGTTGTTGGCCTGCACCTGATAGCGCAGGCCGGTGTCGGTGACGAGGAAGACCTGGCCGGTGCCGGTCCCCCTCCCCTGGAACTGCCGGTAGAACAGGCCGGTCCCCGGGGTGACATACGCGCTGGTGGCGCCGTCCACGATGGTCGCGGGGTAGTCCCGGCCCGCCCAGGTCTCGAGGGTGGGCGCACCGCTGTCGGAGACGTTCGTGAGGATGTTGCACACGGTGTCCCTGGCCCCGCTCCCGCCCTCGGTGGAGTTCACCTGGCGCGGGGGCTCGGAGGGCCAGGTGGTGTCACCGGCGAACACCGTGGAGTCGGAGACGAAGTCCTGCGGATTGACCTGCATCGGCTTGCCGAGCTGGTTGAGCCCGGCCAACTGCTCACTGCTCAGCAGCAGCTCGGCGGTGAAGTCGGAGACCGGCTGCACCTTTCCCGGCACCACGACATAGTGCTGGACGCCGCCACCCGTCTGCGCCTGGAGCACCATGCCCACCTTGTTGGCCTTGTCCGGCAGGGAGTCGACCCCGGCCGTCGTGTTCGGCTGCCCCGGCACCCGCGGAAACTCCACAGGCGCGCCGTCCTTCAGGGTGTCCAGCCAGTCGTCGGTCACCTGCTGGGGCTTGGCGCCCTCCGAGAAGAGGGTCCGCAGCAACAGGTTGTACTGGCGGTCGGACATGCTCTTCTCGCCCTTGGGGCCGCCGAGCAGGTACTTGGTACCGGACGGGTCGACGAGATAGCGGCCCGTCCTCCCCCGGACGTACAGCGCCTGGCTGCCGCGCAGCCGCTGCTTGCCCTCGACCTTGGACGCCTCACGGTCGGCGAGGATGAAGACCGCCTTCTGCGCGGTCTTGTCCGCTCCGCCGCCCGGCTGCTCGCAGACCACCCAGCGCTTCTGCTCGACGGCATCGTCCGCCGAGGGCATACGGTCCGGGGCGTACGGAATTCCGATCGTGGGTCCGCGCGGAATGTCGCCGTTGTCGAGCTGCGACTCCTTCACGCGGACGATGTCCGACTTGTTCTGGTCCAGCAGGAGTTTCGCCGAGGCGAGGTTGAGGACCGGATGCAGCTGTTTCTTTCCACCGGTCTTGAGAATCACGTATCGGGTCGTCGAGTCGCTGCCGACGATGATGTGGGACGCGGTGTTGTCCCACCCCTTCGGCGCGGTCGGCCGGATCATGCCCCATGCGCCGAATCCGGCAAGGATCAGCGCCCCGACGATGACACCCGGGAGAAACGCGCGCAGCGGACGTGGCGCACCGTCGTCCATGACGGTGGGCGAGGGCTGCACGAACGAGGCAACCATCCGTTTCTTCGCAAAGGTGTAGGCATTGAGCTCGTCCCGCCGCGATGCCATGTCTCGTCCGCTTCTCCCCGTGTGATGGTGCAGTACGTACGCTCGGTCGCCGTAGGGAGATTACTCATCCGCTCGGGTCACCCGACACCCGAGCCACCCTTCACGCGCCTTTCCGATACCGTAAACACACAATCGGCCAGGACAACATCAGGACAAGCGGGGGGTCTCCGGGATGAGCTCTGCCACCCATGTGCGTGCCGCCGTGCCGCGGCAGCCCTCACGCACGGCGAGCCTGGGCCCCCTGCGGCTGTATCAGCTCGTGCTCATCGAGGTGGCCGCCGCGATCCTCGTCGTCGCCTGGACCGTGGATTCACTGCTGATGGTGCCCGCGGGAGTCATCGCCCTCGCGCTTGTGCTGCTCGCGGTGTTGCGGCGCAGGCAGCAGCCGTTCGTCGACTGGCTCGTCACCATCAGCGCGTTGCGCACCCGCCAGAAGCAGGCCAAAGGGCCGGTCCCGGCCGGAATCGACCCGTCGCTCGCACCCACCGTGGAATGCGATCCGGCGCTGCGCACCTACGCGTATGTGGCTCGGGACCGCCGCGAGATCGGAATGATCGGCGACGGTACGTTCCTCACGGCGGTGCTCCAGGTCCAGTCGACCGACGCTCCACTGCGGCCGATGCGCACCAAACGACCGCTTCCGCTCTCGCTGCTGCAGGACGCGCTGGACGTGGACGGCATTCAGCTGGAATCGGTGCAGGTGGTGCAGCACTCACAGACCGCGCCCGCACCCCATCTGCCCGAACAGGCCGCGGCGGCGCGCAGCTATGCCCCGCTGCAGGAACTGGCCGGAGCGCCCGCCGTCCGGCTGACCTGGGTGGCGCTCAAGCTGAATCCCGAGCTGTGTCCGGAGGCCATACGGGCGCGCGGCGGTGGCCTGGAGGGCGCTCAGCGGTCCCTGCTGCGCGCGGTTGACCAGCTTGCCAGCCGGCTGACCGGTGCCGGATTCTCGGCGCGACCGCTGGCCGAGGGTGAACTCACCACGGCCCTCGCCACCTCGGCGTGTGTCAATCCGCATGCGACGACCCAGGCGGGGCGTGCGAGCACGCCTACGCGCCGGACGGTGGAGACCTCGCGCGCCTGGCGCTGCGACGACCGGTGGCACACCACCTACTGGGTGGGGCGCTGGCCGCAGATGGGCCCGGAATCGGTGCCGCTGCCGCAACTCGTGGCGCTGCTGACCTCCATGCCCGCCCTCGCGTCCACCTTCAGCCTGACCCTGACGCATGACGACGGCAGCCGTAACGCCTCCTCGGTCACCGGGCACATCAGGGTCACCGGGCGCAGCGACACCGATCTGATCACCGCCCGCAAGGCCTTGGAGCGCGCCGCGCGGGGAGTGCGGGTCGGACTGGTACGTCTCGACCGTGAGCAGTTGCCCGGTGTACTCGCGACGCTCCCGCTGGGAGGTACCCGCTGATGGCCGCATCCGCCTTCTCCCCCGCCGCTTCTCCTTCCGGTCATGGGGCCGATCCGGATTCCGCCCCCGGGGCGGGTCTGGGGTCCGGTCCCATGATTTCCGGTGCCGGCGCCCCCGGAATGGCCGGTGACCCTGGCTCGGCACGCAGAACGCGCCCAGGTTTCGGGCTCATCGGGCCCCGGCGCGGACGGCAAACGCTGCCCCTGGAGGAAGTGGAGGCGCTGGCGCTGCCCATCGGCGACGACGGCGTCATCATCGGGGTGGACGAGCAGAACCAGCCCGCCGTCCTCGGCTTCAACCGCCCCGAGCCGTTCGACGTGGTCCTCGTCGGCGGACTGTGGACCGCGCAGGTGCTGGCCTTCCGGGCGGCGGCCACCGGCGCCCGTATCGCCGTCGAGACCGGCCGGCCGCATCTGTGGACCAACTTGGTGCAGGTCGCGGGCGGCGGACAGCAGTGCATGACCGTCTTCGACGTGGGCCGGGTGCCGCCGCAAGGGCCTTCGGTAGGCAGTCCGGTTCTGGTCGTCCGGGACTGCGGCATGCGCCCGCCACGGGGCCGGGTCTCCGCGCTGCCCTGGCAGTCGGTGCTGACCCTGCTGCCGTATCTGAGCCCGGTCGCGCCGCGGCTGCTCGAGCACGCCGGACTGGTCGGCATTCAGCGCGTTTCGCCGGACGAGGCCGAGGAGATAGGCCGCGTCATGGGCCTTCCACAGGCCGACGTCGCGGCGCTGTCCACGCTTCCCGACTGGGTCACCCTCTGGTGTACACGTACCGGACGGCAGTTCGTAACCGTGCAGGCAACGGATGCCGAGACGGGGCTGCTGGGATCTCCGCGTCGGGTGGACTGATCCGGGTCGAACCCGTCCGGGCTGGTCCGTCGTTGATCGACACCGCTCGAGTGCGGTCCACATCATGCCGTGGACCGCTTCGAGTGGCGGATGGGCCTGCCCCCGCGGCGGTCATGGTGATTAGTCTTGGGGTACCCGGTGGAGCGCCCGTTCAGGGGCCCCCGGCGTCACAAAAGGGGAAAGCCGAACGGTCGGACGACAGTAGCGATCGGCAACAGATCGGCCTCGCCAAGAATTTCAAGGGTGTTCGACCACACCAGGAGGCATTGTGAGCAGCGATCGGGACGAGATCCGCACGGGCGGAAACACACCCGGCGATGATCGGTCCGACGCGGAGACCGAGCACACGGGCGAGTTCACCATCGACTACACCCCACCCGCCTGGTACACGCAGAACGCTTCGTCGTCGTCCTCTCCGTCCTCCACGGCCCCCTCGTCGACCGGCGGTTCCGGGGGAACCGGAACGGGCGCCGGTGCGGGGATGCCGGGTCCGCCGCCTCCGCCGCCGCCCACGGGCAATCCGGTGCCCGTGCCGGGGATGCCGGAGCCGAGCGGTTTTCCAGGTGCCTGGCCGCCGCCGGCCTCGGCGCCCTCCTCCGATGTCGCGTCGGACGCCTCCGAGGTGGAGGAGGTCCCCGCGCAGGAGGTCCCCGCGCAGAGGGAGAACGAGGCACGGTCGGAACCGGAGAGCAGAGAGTCCGACTCGGGCATTCACCTGTCGCCTTTGTCTGACTCTGGGTCGGATTCGATTGGTTCCGCGCCCGCGAGTGACGGCGTTACGGATGGCGGCGTTTCAGATGGCGGCGTTTCGGACACCGCTGAGCCCGAGCCCTCCTACGAACCCTCCGCCCCGGCAGCCGATGTCGAGACGGAGGATTCGGCTGCGGCTTCCTCTTCCGCTTCCGCTCCCGTCGATGACGACTTCACGCTGGCGCCCGCCGCTGCTCCGCGGGACGACGACGCCTTCCGGGCGGACTCGGAGCACGCCTCCGAGGCGGGCTCCGACGAGAGCGAGAACGGCGATCTGGGCAGCCCCTCCACCGTGCGGTTCTCCACCGCCTCGCTGCGGCGCGAGATCGCCGAGAGGCGGAGTGAGGACTCCGACGCCGGGGTCGCTGATTCCGGTTCCGATTCTGGGTCTGGATCTGGGTCTGGATCTGGGGCTGGGTTTGCGTCCGGTTCCGGTTCGGACGGCGATTCCGGCTCCTCGGACTCGGACGACCGTACTGATGACAATGTGCGCAGCGAGGGCACATTGCGCTTCTCCACGGCCGCGCTGCGGCGTGAGATGGAGGAGTTGCGACAGGCGAGCGCCGAGCCTCAGGACGCGGTCCCCGAGGACGCGGTCCCGCAGGACGCGGTCCCCGACGACGCCGTGCCGCCGAGCGCGCCGTCGCCCGAGCAGCCCGCCACCACCTGGGCCCCGCCGCCCGTTCCGCAGTCGGGGCTGCCGCCCCTGCCGCCGGACTTCCAGCCCGCGGCGCCCGAGGACGCTCCACCGGCTCCGGGTCCCGCTCCGGTTCCGGAGCAGCGTACGGATGGACCCGCCACCCCGGGTGCCGGAGTGCCGCTCCCGCCCCAGGACACCTCCTGGGCGCCTCCCCCGCCCCAGACGCACGGTCAGCCCGGGCAGCCCGTCGCCGGGCCGGGGCCGCAGGGCGGATACGGCTATCCGCGTCCCGGCGAGGGCGCCCCCGGTGCGATCCCCGGCCAGCCCGGTCCGGCCCCGCTGCCGGACCAGGCCCCGGGGGCGCAGCCCCCGGCGGGCAACGTGCCCGGCCCGCAGGGCGGTTACCAGCAGCCCGGCCCGGGCGTACCGGGTCCCTGGCCGGAGGGTGCCCCGGCTCCGCAAGGGCCCCACTACGGCTATCCGCCCCCGGGGGCCCAGCCCGCGCCCGGCCCGGGTGGTCCGGGGCAGGGCCAGGGGCCGGCGCCCGTCCCGGGCGGCTACGGCTTCCCGCAGCCGCCCGCCCCGGACCAGCAGGGGCAGGGCCCGTACCAGCAGCCCCCCGCACAGCCCTACCCCACGCCCCAGCCGGGGCAGGTCGAGTACCCGGGCCGGCCCGGACAGCCCGCCCAGCCGATGTACCCGGACCAGCCCGGACAGCCTGGTCAGCCGGGCCAGCCGGGACCGTACGCGCCGAACGGCCCCGTCCAGGGCCAGCCGCCGCATGACCCCCAGGGTCAGCAGTTCCCCGGGCAGCAGGGTCCGGGCGCGCAGGGTGGGTACGGCTTCCCGCGGCCCGGCGACGGCGCTCCCGGGCCCGTGCCCGGGCAGTCGGCGCAGCCACAGCCGCACGACGGCTACGGCTATCCGCGCCCGGACGCCCAAGCCGCCCCGGCGGCCCCGGCCGACCCCCGTACCGGCGGCTGGCCGACCGTGACGCCCGACCAGCGGCGCCAGGCCGGGGGCGCGGGGGCGCCGCTCGGATACACCGCCGCGGTCGAGCTCTCCTCGGACCGGCTGATCAAGGGCAAGCAGAAGCCGAAGAAGAACACTCCGGGCCCCTCCCGCTTCAAGCTCGGCGGCAAGAAGGAGGAGGCGGAGCGGCAGCGCAAGCTGGAGCTGATCCGCACGCCGGTGCTCTCCTGCTACCGCATCGCGGTGATCAGCCTCAAGGGCGGTGTCGGCAAGACCACGACGACCACCGCCCTCGGCTCGACCCTGGCCATCGAGCGCCAGGACAAGGTCATCGCGATCGACGCCAACCCGGACGCGGGCACCCTCGGCCGAAGGGTCCGCCGGGAGACCGGTGCGACCATTCGCGACCTGGTCACGGCGATCCCGTACCTCAACAGCTACATGGACATCCGGCGGTTCACCTCACAGGCTCCGTCGGGGCTGGAGATCCTCGCCAACGACGTTGATCCGGCGGTCTCGACGACGTTCAACGACGACGACTACCGCCGCGTCATCGACGTCCTGGGCAAGCAGTACCCGATCATCCTCACCGACTCGGGCACGGGCCTGCTCTACAGCGCCATGCGCGGCGTCCTCGACCTCGCCGACCAGCTGATCATCATCTCCACGCCCTCGGTGGACGGCGCGAGCAGCGCCAGCACCACCCTGGACTGGCTGTCCGCGCACGGCTACGCGGATCTGGTCTCGCGGAGCATCACGGTGATCTCCGGGGTGCGGGAGACCGGCAAGATGATCAAGGTCGAGGACATCGTGTCCCACTTCGAGACCCGCTGCCGCGGGGTGATCGTCGTACCGTTCGACGAGCATCTGTCGGCGGGCGCCGAGGTGGACCTGGACATGATGCGGCCCAAGACCCGTGAGGCGTACTTCAACCTCTCGGCCATGGTCGCGGAGGACTTCACCCGCGCCCAGCAGGAGCAGGGTCTGTGGACGGGCGACGGAGGGGCTCAGCCGCCGCAGGTGGCCCCGCCGATGCCCGGATATGCCCAGCAGCAGCCCTATCCGGGCGCCTACGCGCCTCAGCAGGGCCAGCAGCCGCAGTACCCCGGGTACCCGCAGCAAGGCGGCCAGCAGGGCTGGCAGCAGTCCTACGAGCAGGGGCAGCAGCCGCAGCCCGGCCAGCCGTGGCAGCAGGCCCAGCCGGGGCAACCGGGGCAGCCCTGGCAGCAGCAGCCCCCGCAGCAGTAGCGAGCGCAGAAGCGAATGCGAATGCGCCCCGTGGACCGGTGATCCGGTCCACGGGGCGCATTGGCGTTCACCCGTTCACTCGTTCATTCGTTCACACGCGGCGCACGGCGCCTCAGCGCCCGCCCCCAGCCGCTCCCGTACGCCTCAGCGCCTCAGCCCGCCGCGTACGTACGCCTCAACGGCTCCCGTGCTCCTCCACGAGCTCCCGCGCCCGCTTCACATCGACCGCCATGCGCTCCAGCAGCGCCTCGATCGAGTCGAACTTCTCCTGGCCCCGCAGATAGGCGAGGAAGTCGACCTCGACATGGAGTCCGTACAGATCCAGTCCGACCCGGTCGATCGCATACGCCTCGACCGTCCGCTCGGTCCCGTCGAACTGCGGATTGGTGCCGACCGAGATCGCCGCGGGCATCGCCTCGCCCTGTGCCGTCAGCCAGCCTGCGTAGACGCCGTCGGCCGGGATCGCGGTGTGCGGCAGCGTCTCCAGGTTGGCCGTCGGGAAGCCCAGCTCACGGCCGCGCTGCGCACCGCGCACCACCACGCCCTCGACCCGGTGCGGCCGCCCCAGGACCTCCATCGCGCCCGTGACGTCGCCCTCCGCGACCAGGCGGCGCACCAGCGTGGAGGAGAACGGCTCGCCGCCGCCCGCCTCGCCGCGCTCGTACAGGTCGATGACCTCGACCTCGTAGTCGTAGGTGGCGCCGAGCTCGCGCAGGAAGGCCACGTTCCCGGCGGCCTTGTGGCCGAAGCGGAAGTTGGGGCCCTCCACCACGACCCGGGCGTGCAACTTGTCCACCAGCACCTTCACCACGAAGTCGGCGGGGGTGAGCCGCGAGAACTCCGCCGTGAACGGCAGGATCAGCACCGCGTCCACGCCCAGCCCGGCCATCAGCTCCGCGCGCCGCTGGTGCGTGGCGAGCAGCGGTGGATGGCTGCCGGGCCGCACGACCTCGCTGGGGTGCGGGTCGAAGGTGACCACGACCGCCGGTACGCCCAGCTCACGCGCCCGTGCCACGGCACGGCCGATGATCAGCTGGTGCCCTCGGTGCACCCCGTCGTAGGAACCGATGGTGACGACGCTGCGCCCCCAGTCCTCGGGGATGTCCTCCAAGCCACGCCAGCGCTGCACTTTGCCCGCTCCTCGCCCGAACCTTTGTCTGTCGACTTCGCAGGTCTAAGACTGCCATGCCCCGGGCGCCCGCCTCGCATCGGTGGCCGCCTCGAGCGCCCGGACCGGCCGGAAAGCCACGGTAGGCGGCCGGTCCTGGCGGATGCAACGCGGGCCCGGAGTCGGCAATGCCACACCGGCGCCGCGTCGCACCGGCGCCGCGCCGGCCTGGCCGGGCGCTCCGACGGCGTCAACGCGGCAACGCGGCAACGCGGCAACGCCGTCATACGAAGACGGCCAGGCTCTTCGCCTTGCCCTTCGACTCCTCCACCAGGGCCAGAAAGCGCCCCTCGGGCCCGAAGACCGCTACCGGCCCCGACCCCGGCCCCGTCTCCCCCGGCGGCATGTCGATCCGCACCCCATTGCCCAGCAGCCGGGCCTGGCGCTCGTCCACGTCCCAGCGCGGGAACGCGGCGGCCGCCGCCTCCGCGATGGGCAGGATCTCCAGCGACTCCTCCAGCCGCTCCAGCGTCCTGGCCGCCTCCAGCCCGTACGGACCGACCCGGGTCCGGCGCAGGGCCGTGAGATGGCCGCCCACGCCGAGTCCGGCGCCGAGGTCGCGCGCCAGGGCCCGGATGTAGGTGCCGGAGGAGCACACCACCGTGACGTCCAGGTCGAGAACGGTGGTGCCGTCCTCCGCCTTGGCCTCGCGGCGGTCGTGGAGGACGAAGGAGGAGACGGTCACCGGCCGCGCCGGGATCGCGAACTCCTCGCC encodes the following:
- the truB gene encoding tRNA pseudouridine(55) synthase TruB, translated to MTRNGRAGSGAPDGLVIVDKPAGFTSHDVVAKMRRFAGTRRVGHAGTLDPMATGVLVVGVEKATRLLGHLALTEKEYRATIRLGQTTVTDDAEGELTASDGAAGVDPGAVQAGIEELTGDIQQVPSKVSAIKIDGKRSYARAREGEEFAIPARPVTVSSFVLHDRREAKAEDGTTVLDLDVTVVCSSGTYIRALARDLGAGLGVGGHLTALRRTRVGPYGLEAARTLERLEESLEILPIAEAAAAAFPRWDVDERQARLLGNGVRIDMPPGETGPGSGPVAVFGPEGRFLALVEESKGKAKSLAVFV
- a CDS encoding WXG100 family type VII secretion target, with amino-acid sequence MAEKLRVEGHDFKTLESAIDWMEGQLTERIGKLNNVIDHVEGHWKGIAAGAYNNLQTEVNNDVRRVNQLLSFTRELVKASRDGFDQEEIDQLKNINSVGGGESGILGSFHAS
- a CDS encoding bifunctional riboflavin kinase/FAD synthetase, with the translated sequence MQRWRGLEDIPEDWGRSVVTIGSYDGVHRGHQLIIGRAVARARELGVPAVVVTFDPHPSEVVRPGSHPPLLATHQRRAELMAGLGVDAVLILPFTAEFSRLTPADFVVKVLVDKLHARVVVEGPNFRFGHKAAGNVAFLRELGATYDYEVEVIDLYERGEAGGGEPFSSTLVRRLVAEGDVTGAMEVLGRPHRVEGVVVRGAQRGRELGFPTANLETLPHTAIPADGVYAGWLTAQGEAMPAAISVGTNPQFDGTERTVEAYAIDRVGLDLYGLHVEVDFLAYLRGQEKFDSIEALLERMAVDVKRARELVEEHGSR
- a CDS encoding MinD/ParA family ATP-binding protein — encoded protein: MRSEGTLRFSTAALRREMEELRQASAEPQDAVPEDAVPQDAVPDDAVPPSAPSPEQPATTWAPPPVPQSGLPPLPPDFQPAAPEDAPPAPGPAPVPEQRTDGPATPGAGVPLPPQDTSWAPPPPQTHGQPGQPVAGPGPQGGYGYPRPGEGAPGAIPGQPGPAPLPDQAPGAQPPAGNVPGPQGGYQQPGPGVPGPWPEGAPAPQGPHYGYPPPGAQPAPGPGGPGQGQGPAPVPGGYGFPQPPAPDQQGQGPYQQPPAQPYPTPQPGQVEYPGRPGQPAQPMYPDQPGQPGQPGQPGPYAPNGPVQGQPPHDPQGQQFPGQQGPGAQGGYGFPRPGDGAPGPVPGQSAQPQPHDGYGYPRPDAQAAPAAPADPRTGGWPTVTPDQRRQAGGAGAPLGYTAAVELSSDRLIKGKQKPKKNTPGPSRFKLGGKKEEAERQRKLELIRTPVLSCYRIAVISLKGGVGKTTTTTALGSTLAIERQDKVIAIDANPDAGTLGRRVRRETGATIRDLVTAIPYLNSYMDIRRFTSQAPSGLEILANDVDPAVSTTFNDDDYRRVIDVLGKQYPIILTDSGTGLLYSAMRGVLDLADQLIIISTPSVDGASSASTTLDWLSAHGYADLVSRSITVISGVRETGKMIKVEDIVSHFETRCRGVIVVPFDEHLSAGAEVDLDMMRPKTREAYFNLSAMVAEDFTRAQQEQGLWTGDGGAQPPQVAPPMPGYAQQQPYPGAYAPQQGQQPQYPGYPQQGGQQGWQQSYEQGQQPQPGQPWQQAQPGQPGQPWQQQPPQQ
- the eccE gene encoding type VII secretion protein EccE, which gives rise to MSSATHVRAAVPRQPSRTASLGPLRLYQLVLIEVAAAILVVAWTVDSLLMVPAGVIALALVLLAVLRRRQQPFVDWLVTISALRTRQKQAKGPVPAGIDPSLAPTVECDPALRTYAYVARDRREIGMIGDGTFLTAVLQVQSTDAPLRPMRTKRPLPLSLLQDALDVDGIQLESVQVVQHSQTAPAPHLPEQAAAARSYAPLQELAGAPAVRLTWVALKLNPELCPEAIRARGGGLEGAQRSLLRAVDQLASRLTGAGFSARPLAEGELTTALATSACVNPHATTQAGRASTPTRRTVETSRAWRCDDRWHTTYWVGRWPQMGPESVPLPQLVALLTSMPALASTFSLTLTHDDGSRNASSVTGHIRVTGRSDTDLITARKALERAARGVRVGLVRLDREQLPGVLATLPLGGTR
- the eccB gene encoding type VII secretion protein EccB; this translates as MASRRDELNAYTFAKKRMVASFVQPSPTVMDDGAPRPLRAFLPGVIVGALILAGFGAWGMIRPTAPKGWDNTASHIIVGSDSTTRYVILKTGGKKQLHPVLNLASAKLLLDQNKSDIVRVKESQLDNGDIPRGPTIGIPYAPDRMPSADDAVEQKRWVVCEQPGGGADKTAQKAVFILADREASKVEGKQRLRGSQALYVRGRTGRYLVDPSGTKYLLGGPKGEKSMSDRQYNLLLRTLFSEGAKPQQVTDDWLDTLKDGAPVEFPRVPGQPNTTAGVDSLPDKANKVGMVLQAQTGGGVQHYVVVPGKVQPVSDFTAELLLSSEQLAGLNQLGKPMQVNPQDFVSDSTVFAGDTTWPSEPPRQVNSTEGGSGARDTVCNILTNVSDSGAPTLETWAGRDYPATIVDGATSAYVTPGTGLFYRQFQGRGTGTGQVFLVTDTGLRYQVQANNDGSSGKSKIGADGSGSSAQQDAESGGQTTANKAQVRLGYGDAKPVPVPLNWSQFLPVGPRLDTNSARQPQGS
- a CDS encoding WXG100 family type VII secretion target translates to MEITYEGVVEASNMVRNEANTLKTDLDTIMRQVKGVSESWSGEAQRAFNERQHEWNQRVDHLHSTLLTISKKLLEATEGYRANDHRQGQRFAS
- the mycP gene encoding type VII secretion-associated serine protease mycosin, with translation MTRMAALSSAVTLACLTAATGAGAGPSAAALSLDGNGECTFPMKKQIKGTPWSLQRLVFDRLWEETKGKDKDGKPVRVAVIDTGVDDTNIQLKTAVDKASGGNFLPPAKDASKDERKLAADPTVDEVGHGTKVAGIIAARPRQGTGFVGLAPEATIIPLKQNNAEGKGTPQKMAQAIEKAVHEGAQVINISQDTKGAVSQTDLEQATAYAVQHDVVVVAAAGNDGANGKSKRTYPASYRGVLAVAASDRNNERAYFSQSGDFVGVAAPGVDMVSTVPKGGQCVDNGTSFAAPYVAGVAALIRAKHPDWSRQEVIAQIEQTAERGVNGRDQFIGWGVVDPVKALTDDDKKIEHPTADTGSAANVPKPEPGRLTLGETPQERRTRLATYALGAGAVVVGITAGGAVVLRDWRRRRDT